TGTGGCACCAGGCCAACCTGCTGCATCAAAGTGCTCAGCATATCCAGCTGCTGCGGGTCCTCGGTTACCGCCAAAATACATTCACTGGCTTCAAGCATGCCTGCATGACTGGGGAAGCACTGGGTCATTGCTTCCAGAACCAGCCGGTATGCCCGCTCTACGGACCAGCCAGGCGAGCTTGCAAGCAAATAGAAAAACTTATTCAGCACACCGGCTCTGTGATGGTTAACCCCACTTTGCGCCCGGTCCCGATAATCGTCAATGCTAACGCCATCCCAGCGCGGGTTGTTTAGATAACGCATACCGCGATCGGCAAAAAATAAATCCCAGGCTTGATGCCAAAATTTCCCCTGACTATCTGACAGCTGGCCATATACCGCTGAGTTCGCCCAGTTATTGCTGCCGGTCCCTTGATCTAGGTGGCGCAAATAGTAGTCTTTTACCGCCATTGCCGTAATATCCGCAAAGCTTTCATGCAGTGCGCCCTGCGCCACATTGCTGCTCACAATACCGGTGTTCCACTCTAAAAGGGCATGGCCAATTTCGTGCGCCACCACATCCAAAGAAGAGCCGTGGGGAAAGTTCCAGCCCATCGGGCCCTGGCCACCTCTGCCCAGGTTGGTAAACGTACCGTCCCAGTTACTTTGATACTTTTCTGTGTGATAATCCACTCTTTGCCTGATTGGCTTGAGGCAGTATTGCGGGTCCGACGTCGGACACGGCTGTTGCTGGTTTGGATAGAGCGACTGGAAGTAGTCGGTCAGCATTTGTGCTGTTAATCCGCCATAAAAATGCGCATCATTGACCGGCTGAAAACTGCCTTTAAGCATGTAGTAATAATAGGGCTCCGAGGTTACCCCATAGCTTTCTTGTGGTCCATCTGGACAGTCATAGCTGTAAGCTTGCTGCTGATCTACCGCGGTATTGCTGGCAGGCTTGAGCGTTTCAACAGCGCTGTTGCGCAGATGACACCTGCCATCTTGCCATTCAATGACCATAGGATAGCCATCAAATTGGCTGAACAAGCTAGCCTGCGAATTAGTGTAGTAGACATTGCTAATCACCGGGGGCTCTGGAAAGAAGAGCTTGGTTCTGGGGTGATCCAATGGCAGCTTGATATTCTGACACTGAGTGGTTGCCATATTCGGTGCCTGCAGACAGTTCAGACCCAGCTTATAATTACCTGTCATGGCCGCAACTGCGTGTTCCTCAGGCGCAGAAAAATGCGCGATTCCGTCAGCCACACGCACGGTATTCAGGGTTCTGGAGTCCAATAATAATTGTGGACGTGTGCCATCACCCTGTAATAAGTCCACGGCGTAAACTGTCTGATAATGCTCGCCCACGCGTTCTATGCCACGCTCGAAGGAGTAAACCTTTACTGTCGAATAACCCAGGTTTTCGCGAATATGGTTCAGCACCTGTTGCTGTGAGTAGGCAAAGGCCTGACTGATATCACCCAACTGCGAGACATCATGAAACTCATTGCCAATGGCGCGCGTCACCTGCTTGTCGTCCGTAACAACAAAGACCACTTCACTGCCCAGTACCGGCACGCCCTGATAACTCAGCTGATATTTCTCTATCGTCGCATCCCCTTTGCGTACTGATTTCAGCAGCTGATAACTGAGCCCGGCCCCAGGTCCGGCATGGTGCGGTGACTGCTCAGACAAAGACCGGGGGGCTGACAAAGTCTGTACTCGCTCATAGGCACCTTGCCAGTGATGTGAGTTTTGCGTCAACGGTAATGTCGTGCTCGTTGTAAGCGCAGCACCAAACAACATAGGTGCTAAAAGCGGCATAATCATTATTTATCCTTAAAAGTATTGTGTTTCATTCAGTTAGTTAACCGGGTGCGCTTGCAACATCTTGTGGTCCGTCCGGACACCTATAACGAGAGGCCTGCTGCTCAGCCAGCGGCGTGGTTGTATCGGGGGATAAGCATTGTGCTTTTGGCAAAGCAAGCGGCAACTGGGCGGACTGGCATAAGGACGTCGCCATACCTGGTGCCGGCAAGCAGTTTAAATCCACTTTATCGTTGCCGGATATCGCCGCCAAGGCATGATAACTGGGTGGTTCCGTGTCCGTCACTATGTCGCTGGCTACCCGCGCTGAACCAGATATAAGCGGCGCCAAAGGAAGCAAAAACATAACTTTATCCTTAATGAATACAAAATCCGTGTCCAACTGTCGCTCAACCCTGACTGACGTAGTGCGCGTGCTGGCAAGATACCGAGCCTACCTTAAATTACGTTGAAGAATCTTCCCACTATAGACACACCAACGTTAACTTTTAGTTATTATACTTTACATATTTACCTACTTCTTTACCAGTTAAAACATCGTTTTTTACTGGTATAAATTCATTTTGCTATATTGATTTATGCATTTCTCGCTAAAAAAATGCCAGCATTTCTGCTGGCACTGTTTTGGCTAAGCGCTTACTTTTTATCTATTTCAAGACTATTGAGATAATCCGTATGCCACTCACTGGGAATACGATTGAGTACATCGTCTACGGTTTCTTTGTAGGTATCAAACTCATTTTCTGCCTGCATCGCCAGATCGCCAACAGAAATACCGTTGGCAAACATCACAAAGCTCTCGCCCTTAGCGGTTGCACCTTCGGCACGCTCCAGTTTCAGGTTATATACCTTGTCCCGGTAATCCACTTTCTCATACTGAGCAATCGTCGCAAGACCATCATGAGTTTGGATCTCATCCCCTTTTTTGACATTCAGTGCCCACTCAGGCTCACCATTTGCCAGTACAACCGGGTGTGACTCCGTCAGCATCAGCACTTCACCATCACTGGTGGTCAATTTAATCATTGGTAAGTGCTCAACCCCCACTGAAATATCAGCAACGCGCAGGGTTTCTTGATGTTTAGTATCGAATTCGCTGGCGCCCTGTACCAGGTCGCCGATATTCAGAGTTTCAATGGCCTGAGTTTGACCATTTGGCAATAAGATCAACGAGCCCTTGGCCAGGCAGCTGTAAGAAAACTGTAACGGATCTTCACTGTACACTGCCCCATGAATTCCATCCTTATTCGCATCACGGCTTGCAACAATATAGTTTCCCAGGGCATTCCATTCCGCATACTCTTCTGGTGTAATCCCTAACTCAGCGGCATCTTCCGGACTGCCAAGTTCATTGACTACCAAGCCGAGATTGAGGATCCAGTACGCATCCTTACGACGCTCAAATATGCCGGGTTTGGCAAACACCGCATGCTCACGCGGAATATCCCAGCTGAGCGTCGTTGTTGGCAGGAAATTTACCATTTTATAATCAATAGTGAAAAACCGACGGATCGCGTCTCGGGTGTTGTCCACGTTTTCTGACAAGCGGTTTGCGAAGCTCTCTTTACTCTGGATCAGGATATCGGTTGGCGCCACAGCATTATTCTGAGCAATGGCACTTTCCGGGAAGAATAGATCCGAGATATACGTATTTAAAGTAACGCTGCCTTTAAACGGGATGGTCACATGCGGAATATTATTATAATCCCCGCCAGCCTGGACCATAGGGTAGTCACAGTCACCATAGTCGCGATTCAGACAGACCATGATTTTGCCATCTTTACCCGCCATATTACGGTCGTCCGCATCCGCTTTACGGGTATCTTTAGGGTGCTCAACAATATATTCAAACCCTCCGGTTCGCAAGCTGTTGATACCCATACCCGTGTTTGCTCTACGCACGTCTTCGATATGAATAGCCAATTTGTCTTTGCGTGGTGACATCACGTTCTGAGCGGTTGGCACTCTGACATAGGGTTTGCCCAGTTCGCGCGCTAACATCCCCATCACCGCGCTGCGGTTATACTGCACTTTAAGGCGCTTAATAACACGGCTGCCATCCGCTTTAACAACAAACGCCAGGCCTTCAGCCATTACCTTTTTCGAACGCGAGATTAAGTCATAGGCGAGTTCAGCCGGAGTTTCAGAGAAACTGGTTTTACGGTTGAGGTTATTCGGATCATCACCGATAAAACGCACTGTGCTTCTTCTAGCCAGCTGCTGTCCCTGCTCATTTACCAACTTCAGGGTCAACGTGGTGGCTTGCGTTGCAACTGGCTCTGAGTTTAACAGCGCGGCGCGAAATACCTTCGATGTACCGGTATCAACCACTTCGAATCCTAAGTGCATGAACATAGATTCAAGCTGGATCTCAGCATTTTCTGTGGTGATTGTCTGAACCATAGGCGCCATCAGCTTGGGTGATGCCTTTTGTTCAGCCCGTAATACGCGATACAACTGCGGGCTATTTTGCTCTGTCCAACCGGCATCGCGATATAAAGCCGCCAGCTCCGCCTGTACTTTGGGATCGTTGGCATCCAGATACTCGACGCCATATTGATCTTGTTTGACACTCTTAACCGCTTGGGCCTTGTCCAGAGTTATAGCAGCAGACGCCTGCGCGCCAAATGCTAATGTAGCTGCAACCAAGGTCGCTAATAGTGTTGGTTTCATTGTTGATTTCCTTATTAAAATAAATGAAAGTTACTTCTTCAGCGTGAATAACACACGCCCTGCTTTACCCGGCGTGGCGCAATTTTCTGCCGTCACGCCGGATTGACCGCCTTGTTGCTGTGCATAGATCAGCACACAGACCGGATACGTCTTATTTCTGAGGTCGAATACCTCCCCCCGGATAACTTGTCTCCCTCATCAAACCCATCGTCACCCGTATCGACCCAGATGGCATGACCAAGGGCATAGTCACTATCATCCAGGTTGGTGGTGTAGTGAACGTTCAGCTTTTTCATATTGCGAT
The Pseudoalteromonas viridis DNA segment above includes these coding regions:
- a CDS encoding M4 family metallopeptidase: MIMPLLAPMLFGAALTTSTTLPLTQNSHHWQGAYERVQTLSAPRSLSEQSPHHAGPGAGLSYQLLKSVRKGDATIEKYQLSYQGVPVLGSEVVFVVTDDKQVTRAIGNEFHDVSQLGDISQAFAYSQQQVLNHIRENLGYSTVKVYSFERGIERVGEHYQTVYAVDLLQGDGTRPQLLLDSRTLNTVRVADGIAHFSAPEEHAVAAMTGNYKLGLNCLQAPNMATTQCQNIKLPLDHPRTKLFFPEPPVISNVYYTNSQASLFSQFDGYPMVIEWQDGRCHLRNSAVETLKPASNTAVDQQQAYSYDCPDGPQESYGVTSEPYYYYMLKGSFQPVNDAHFYGGLTAQMLTDYFQSLYPNQQQPCPTSDPQYCLKPIRQRVDYHTEKYQSNWDGTFTNLGRGGQGPMGWNFPHGSSLDVVAHEIGHALLEWNTGIVSSNVAQGALHESFADITAMAVKDYYLRHLDQGTGSNNWANSAVYGQLSDSQGKFWHQAWDLFFADRGMRYLNNPRWDGVSIDDYRDRAQSGVNHHRAGVLNKFFYLLASSPGWSVERAYRLVLEAMTQCFPSHAGMLEASECILAVTEDPQQLDMLSTLMQQVGLVPQSSSVNNLAFEFERAYQRVAYRITDTRFTPEQVVSLEITLDGEPLLSWSPSSEQSWHSVAAGHFTLAAKEQLLKWQVTLSNGEVIDGYRIASLIDGAQCIRQSAQGSYVSTLNVNGEQLDVTAGYASVRAVDSLFSNQNLQIQFDGAPETQQVQVFFDKDRNGGFDTNNERLDSVAILDSTLTLPHTRFSDMSEGLLLVRVVLTPEQINTSCPTEQQAQVIDVYVNFEHGDFQAPDIAFSYQQYNSDFTLQIAGEFSQAYSFRWLIGDDQIDSTSYTLERQIEADTEITLLLLRSGIEVNRTVQTISPVVIADQAVTCQQNGLTCVLQLRHSAPPGPVTYQWQLDGQLIQRSDNTPFEFSFDKPGEHPVTVVMQMQNGQVQISHQQVLTLQAVPELEVAISQYNNTLVLSVQSGDVSDLIYIWELNGETMSGAQASAALTQLGQSYPVLLKVMRGEQVIAQVEQEIYVYQDIELDFSWQQVDDALPLTFSFTASHKAPL
- a CDS encoding Hint domain-containing protein; amino-acid sequence: MKPTLLATLVAATLAFGAQASAAITLDKAQAVKSVKQDQYGVEYLDANDPKVQAELAALYRDAGWTEQNSPQLYRVLRAEQKASPKLMAPMVQTITTENAEIQLESMFMHLGFEVVDTGTSKVFRAALLNSEPVATQATTLTLKLVNEQGQQLARRSTVRFIGDDPNNLNRKTSFSETPAELAYDLISRSKKVMAEGLAFVVKADGSRVIKRLKVQYNRSAVMGMLARELGKPYVRVPTAQNVMSPRKDKLAIHIEDVRRANTGMGINSLRTGGFEYIVEHPKDTRKADADDRNMAGKDGKIMVCLNRDYGDCDYPMVQAGGDYNNIPHVTIPFKGSVTLNTYISDLFFPESAIAQNNAVAPTDILIQSKESFANRLSENVDNTRDAIRRFFTIDYKMVNFLPTTTLSWDIPREHAVFAKPGIFERRKDAYWILNLGLVVNELGSPEDAAELGITPEEYAEWNALGNYIVASRDANKDGIHGAVYSEDPLQFSYSCLAKGSLILLPNGQTQAIETLNIGDLVQGASEFDTKHQETLRVADISVGVEHLPMIKLTTSDGEVLMLTESHPVVLANGEPEWALNVKKGDEIQTHDGLATIAQYEKVDYRDKVYNLKLERAEGATAKGESFVMFANGISVGDLAMQAENEFDTYKETVDDVLNRIPSEWHTDYLNSLEIDKK